From Asterias rubens chromosome 20, eAstRub1.3, whole genome shotgun sequence, one genomic window encodes:
- the LOC117303929 gene encoding glutamyl aminopeptidase-like yields the protein MGRGGKNELSDSVSSPDDRYLSVESNVDTKSGIYVRKSQIVASVVLVLVLTTGVGLMAGLLPECDVPSKGAITAKPFPTTGVPKPTDSKPTEPKPTETNPTEPMPVTTPAPCLDDWCKLRLPAEIYPEHYNLLLYPDLTVGSFSGTVDVDIKVTGPIKFPRIHILKMDILSSEIKPKGSSTPLSVVRMFGFEFNEFWVMEMTEDLQPGDYVWSIAFTGSLIEDNLGFYMSSYKNSAGETRNMTSSKFQPTSARKAFPCFDEPNLKAEYTTTLVHPPAPYLALSNMNVKMTTNYTLDPTLMQTTFERSVMMSTYLACFVVCDFAYKEIILDSGLPFRVYAPPDQIDQVDYSLSVGANVTKYFEEYFDLAYPLPKLDMIAIPDFVSGAMEHWGLITYREVNLLYSETDSAESNKQRVAEVVAHELAHMWFGNIVTMDWWDDLWLNEGFASYVEYLGVDYVHPDWQKMNQFLNQDFIYVMGNDQIVSSHPIIVPVNHPDEINEIFDSIPYSKGASVLRMLNEIVTEDVFKAGVASYLKKYAYQTAVSDDLWAEITEGCKNAGMDINVKEIMDTWTLQMGFPVVTMTKRDVGGSWMVDADQTWFLVDPQADKSKDEYGSVFNYTWNIRFNYLFESDPSTFLESPMEFGGVSFPWVGAVTDWYIANPGKFGYYRVNYDTENWKALSEQLMEDHEVMDIRDRAGLLDDAFNLARAELIDYSIPLDMTRYLSSEEQYTPWDAAYDNIIWLRETLRYRPVFAKLRTYFAGQAAPMLKKLTWNDEGSHLERYLRSDIIYMSCGFGDSDCLDEAVRLFRTYLNGSSISVNIRSHVYRFGMEEIGDQEAWDILWENYMNSDVASEKTKLRYALARTRQVWLLSRYLEYCRDPSKIRGQDFFSTLGYIADNPVGNLLVWDWVRANYDYLLDRFGVSDRYLGRLVPGFTDYWNTEQKLKELEDFWAEYPDAGAGSRGRLQAVERIRTNINWLAKNEDTISMWLDSNLA from the exons ATGGGTCGAGGTGGCAAGAATGAGCTTTCAGACTCTGTTAGCAGTCCGGATGACCGTTACTTGAGCGTTGAGTCCAATGTTGATACTAAATCGGGTATCTATGTCCGGAAGAGTCAGATCGTAGCCTCCGtggttcttgttcttgttttaacGACAGGTGTAGGGCTCATGGCTGGTCTGCTGCCAGAGTGTGACGTCCCATCCAAGGGTGCCATTACCGCAAAGCCATTCCCAACAACTGGTGTCCCAAAGCCTACAGACAGCAAGCCAACAGAGCCCAAACCCACCGAGACCAACCCTACCGAGCCGATGCCAGTAACCACCCCAGCACCGTGTCTTGACGACTGGTGCAAGCTGCGTCTCCCGGCCGAGATCTACCCCGAGCACTACAACCTCCTGCTTTACCCGGACCTCACGGTCGGGAGTTTCTCCGGTACCGTCGACGTAGACATCAAAGTAACAGGACCCATTAAATTCCCCCGTATTCACATCTTGAAGATGGACATCCTCTCTTCAGAGATTAAACCCAAGGGTTCCTCAACTCCTCTGAGCGTCGTGAGGATGTTTGGGTTTGAGTTCAATGAGTTTTGGGTGATGGAGATGACTGAGGATCTTCAGCCTGGTGACTATGTCTGGAGTATTGCCTTCACTGGCTCACTGATTGAAGACAACCTCGGTTTTTACATGAGTAGCTACAAGAACAGCGCTGGAGAGACAAG GAATATGACATCGAGTAAATTTCAGCCTACATCAGCTCGTAAAGCTTTCCCCTGCTTCGACGAACCCAACTTGAAGGCAGAGTACACCACAACCCTCGTCCATCCCCCCGCTCCGTACCTCGCTTTGTCCAACATGAATGTTAAG aTGACCACAAACTACACCTTGGACCCCACTTTGATGCAGACAACATTTGAACGCTCCGTGATGATGAGTACTTACTTGGCCTGTTTCGTTGTTTGCGATTTCGCCTATAAGGAGATAATTCTGGACAGTGGACTACCT ttCAGAGTGTATGCGCCTCCAGACCAGATTGACCAGGTGGACTATTCACTTTCTGTCGGCGCTAATGTCACCAAATATTTCGAGGAATACTTTGATTTGGCATACCCGTTGCCAAAATTAG ACATGATCGCTATTCCTGACTTTGTTTCTGGTGCCATGGAGCATTGGGGTTTGATCACCTACCGAGAAGTCAACCTGTTGTACTCAGAGACTGACTCAGCCGAGTCCAATAAGCAAAGAGTAGCCGAGGTCGTCGCTCATGAGCTCGCTCATATG tggtttggtaacattgttacAATGGATTGGTGGGATGACCTGTGGCTCAACGAGGGCTTCGCTAGCTATGTTGAGTACCTTGGCGTCGACTATGTTCACCCCGACTGGCAGAAG ATGAATCAATTTCTAAATCAGgattttatttacgtgatgggGAATGATCAGATCGTCAGCTCTCATCCAATCATCGTCCCAGTCAACCATCCGGATGAGATCAATGAAATATTTGACTCCATCCCCTACAGCAAG GGTGCAAGTGTTCTTCGGATGCTGAACGAAATCGTCActgaagatgttttcaaagccGGTGTTGCG TCCTATTTGAAGAAGTACGCTTACCAGACTGCTGTCAGTGACGACCTTTGGGCTGAGATAACAGAA GGCTGTAAGAACGCCGGCATGGACATCAACGTCAAAGAAATCATGGATACCTGGACTCTGCAGATGGGATTCCCCGTTGTTACCATGACGAAGAGGGATGTTGGAGGCTCATGGATGGTAGACGCTGATCAAACTTGGTTCTTGGTTGATCCTCAAGCCGATAAGTCCAAAGACGAATACGGAAGTGTTTTCAA CTATACCTGGAATATCCGTTTCAACTATTTGTTTGAGTCCGACCCAAGCACTTTCCTTGAAAGTCCAATGGAGTTTGGCGGAG TCTCCTTTCCATGGGTTGGTGCTGTGACAGACTGGTATATAGCCAACCCTGGCAAGTTTGGTTACTACCGAGTCAACTACGATACAGAGAACTGGAAAGCACTAAGTGAGCAACTGATGGAGGATCACGAA GTGATGGACATCCGTGACCGAGCTGGATTGCTTGATGATGCTTTTAACTTGGCCAG AGCGGAGTTGATTGATTACAGCATCCCACTGGACATGACGAGGTATTTGTCATCCGAGGAACAATACACTCCTTGGGATGCCGCTTACGATAACATCATCTGGTTGCGAGAAACACTCCGCTACAGACCCGTCTTCGCTAAACTCAGG ACCTACTTTGCTGGGCAAGCTGCTCCAATGCTTAAGAAACTGACCTGGAATGACGAGGGAAGCCATCTTGAACG ttACCTTCGTAGCGACATCATTTACATGTCCTGTGGCTTTGGAGATTCGGACTGCTTAGACGAAGCCGTCAGACTTTTCAGAACTTATTTGAATGGATCAAG CATTTCAGTGAATATTCGATCTCACGTTTATCGCTTTGGAATGGAGGAGATCGGAGACCAGGAGGCTTGGGACATTCTTTGGGAAAACTACATGAACAGCGATGTGGCCTCCGAAAAGACTAAGCTGCGCTATGCCCTGGCACGAACTCGCCAAGTCTGGCTTCTATCAAG ATATCTGGAATACTGCAGAGATCCCAGTAAGATCCGTGGGCAAGATTTCTTCTCGACTCTTGGCTACATCGCTGACAATCCAGTAGGAAACCTTCTGGTGTGGGACTGGGTCCGGGCCAACTATGACTACCTCTTAGACAG ATTCGGCGTGAGTGACCGATACCTTGGCCGGCTGGTCCCTGGATTCACAGACTATTGGAACACCGAGCAGAAACTAAAGGAG CTTGAAGATTTCTGGGCGGAGTATCCGGACGCAGGGGCCGGATCCCGTGGACGTCTCCAGGCCGTTGAACGCATCCGCACCAACATCAACTGGCTCGCTAAGAATGAAGACACAATTTCCATGTGGCTAGACAGTAACTTGGCATAA